Proteins from a genomic interval of Zonotrichia leucophrys gambelii isolate GWCS_2022_RI chromosome 5, RI_Zleu_2.0, whole genome shotgun sequence:
- the MGAT2 gene encoding alpha-1,6-mannosyl-glycoprotein 2-beta-N-acetylglucosaminyltransferase translates to MRLRVYKRKVLLLALALALCALALWGTGGGGGRRRQQQLQQQQQQRGGPGSTGEPPRVSEPPPAVPRRPAANASVAVAAEELSENATLSYRSLVYRLNFDQPVRNAGRFPARPDVVLVVQVHDRAEHLRLLLESLRRAPGVENVLLVLSHDLWAEELNRLAARVDFCPVLQVFFPFSIQLYPREFPGHDPRDCPRDVGKAAALRLGCINAEFPDSFGHYREARFAQTKHHWWWKLHFVWERVRALREHAGPVLFLEEDHYLAPDFYHVLKRLWALRQRECPECQLVSLGTYSPVRGGFAGRADKVEMKTWKSTEHNMGMAFGRDTYQKLIECTDAFCTYDDYNWDWTLQHLTVSCLPKFWKVLVPEIPRIFHTGDCGMHHKKSCRPSTQSAKIDSLLNSNQQYLFPEAMSVSKRYSMAPLSPHVKNGGWGDIRDHELCKSYRRLQ, encoded by the coding sequence ATGCGGCTGCGCGTCTACAAGcgcaaggtgctgctgctggcgctggcGCTGGCGCTCTGCGCCCTGGCGCTCTGGGGcaccggcggcggcggcgggcggcggcggcagcagcagctgcagcagcagcagcagcagcggggcgGTCCCGGTAGCACCGGGGAGCCGCCGCGGGTCAGCGAGCCCCCGCCGGCGGTaccgcgccgccccgccgccaACGCGTCGGTCGCCGTGGCGGCGGAGGAGCTGTCCGAGAACGCGACGCTGAGTTACCGCTCGCTCGTGTACCGCCTGAACTTCGACCAGCCGGTGCGGAACGCCGGGCGCTTCCCGGCGCGGCCCGACGTGGTGCTCGTGGTGCAGGTGCACGACCGCGCCGAGCACCTGCGGCTGCTGCTCGAGTCGCTGCGGCGGGCGCCGGGCGTGGAGAacgtgctgctggtgctgagccaCGACCTGTGGGCCGAGGAGCTGAACCGGCTGGCGGCCCGCGTGGACTTCTGCCCGGTGCTGCAGGTGTTCTTCCCGTTCAGCATCCAGCTGTACCCGCGCGAGTTCCCGGGCCACGACCCCCGCGACTGCCCCCGCGACGTGGGCAAGGCGGCGGCGCTGCGGCTGGGCTGCATCAACGCCGAGTTCCCGGACTCGTTCGGGCACTACCGCGAGGCGCGCTTCGCGCAGACCAAGCACCACTGGTGGTGGAAGCTGCACTTCGTGTGGGAGCGCGTGCGGGCGCTGCGGGAGCACGCGGGGCCCGTGCTGTTCCTGGAGGAGGATCATTACCTGGCGCCCGACTTCTACCACGTCCTCAAGCGGCTCTGGGCGCTGCGCCAGCGCGAGTGCCCCGAGTGCCAGCTCGTGTCGCTGGGCACCTACAGCCCCGTGCGGGGCGGCTTCGCCGGCCGCGCCGACAAGGTGGAGATGAAGACGTGGAAGTCCACGGAGCACAACATGGGCATGGCCTTCGGCAGAGACACCTACCAGAAGCTCATCGAGTGCACGGACGCCTTCTGCACCTACGATGACTACAACTGGGACTGGACTCTGCAGCACTTGACTGTCTCTTGTCTTCCAAAGTTCTGGAAAGTGCTGGTTCCCGAAATCCCCAGGATTTTTCACACGGGGGACTGTGGCATGCACCACAAGAAATCCTGCAGACCGTCCACCCAGAGTGCCAAAATCGACTCTCTCTTGAACAGCAACCAACAGTACCTGTTTCCCGAGGCGATGAGTGTCAGTAAAAGGTACTCCATggctcccctgtcccctcacgtCAAGAACGGAGGGTGGGGAGACATCAGGGACCACGAACTCTGTAAGAGCTACCGCAGACTCCAGTGA